ACTTGGAGCCTTCCGGGATCTCCAGCACGACGCAGTATGGGATAATCGCAGCTACGCATCACTCGCTGACCGCACGGTCCTACTGATCGGTTACGGCTCCATCGGCACGGCAATTGAGCAGCGGCTCAACGGCTTCGAGGCTGAGATCATTCGTGTCGCGCGGACTCCCAAGCTCAACCCAGCGGTTTTCGGATACGACGAACTCGACGAGCTTGTCCCCAAGGCCGACGTCATCATCATGATCGTCCCGCTCACCAGCACCACGAGGGGCATGGTCAACCGACACTTTCTAAAGCTGATGCGTGATGGAGCGCTGCTGGTCAACGTCGCGCGAGGACCCATCGTCGATACAGACGCGCTTATCGAAGCCCTCTCGACCGGGCGCATTTCGGCTGCGCTTGACGTGACCGACCCCGAGCCATTACCACCCGACTCGTCGCTCTGGCATATGGACAATTGCCTCATCACTCCACATATCGGTGGCGACACTGACGCGTTCTATCGACGTGCACTTGAGCTTCTCACCCGCAACATCGAACGCTATAGCAAGGGCCTTGGGCTTTTGAACGTCATCACCGGCGAATACTGAACCCACCGGAACCATGGCCAGACCCCGGGGCCACTGGCTACCCTTGGCCCACTTCATCGTTTGATTATGGATCCATAACCCAACGAATAGTCACCAGTGATCCAATCACTGAGACCATTTGAGCCCGCGTGAGCGCTGCTCTTTGCATCCTATCGACTCCCCAGGGCCCATCATTGCCGCTATGACACCTCACATCATCGCAGCTCAGTTAGACAATTAAAGGGCTACAATACGTCATTCACGCCGTCACCCCTACTTGGCCACCGCTCATCACGGCCCCAAATCCACGCCCGGTAGCGGCCATCACCGGATCTAAATCAATTGAGTTCATGAGTTAAAGGACTGAAGTCATCCGAAAAATGGGACTAAAGTCCTCTTTGTGGGCTCTACTCACACCTATGTGCCAAGAAAGGGGGGATTACAATGCCTGATGGACTTCATCATAAGGTTGTAATCATCGGAGGGGGGACTGCCGGTATCACGGTAGCCGCCCGACTACGCAATGCAGGGGAGGCCGATGTAGCGATCATCGAACCTTCCGAAGATCACTATTATCAGCCGCTTTGGACTATCGTCGGTGCAGGCCTCGCCAAGGCGTCGGAGACCTTGCATTCAGAAGCCTCCGTCATGCCCAAGGGGGTCAAGTGGATCCGCGACGCCGCCACCGAGATCGACCCTGACACCCAAACCGTAACCACTGCAGCTGGAGTCGTCGTCAACTACGACTATCTCGTCGTGTGTCCAGGCATTCAGCTGGACTATGAAAAGGTGCCCGGGCTCACCGAGACACTGGGCAAGAACGGGGTTTCGAGCAACTACCGGATCGATCTCGCCCCCAAGACGTACGAGATGTTCAAGGACATGACCTCAGGCACCGCCGTTTTTACCATGCCGTCCGGACCTATCAAGTGTGCCGGAGCTCCCCAAAAGATCGCCTATCTAGCCAGCGATCACTGGCAAAAGCGAGGAGTACTCAACAATATTCACGTGATCCTTGTGCTCCCGACTCCTGGCATGTTCGGAGTCCCTGAGTTCTCCAAGGTCCTTGATGAGGTGGTCAAGAAGTACAACATTGACGTTCGCTTCCAAAGCGAGATGATCGAGATCGATGGGGACAAACGCGAGGTCGTCATCAAGGACAACAAGGATGATACGACCTCCACGATCAAATTTGACTTCCTCCATGCAGTCCCGCCCCAAAGTGCTCCTGATTGGATCAAGCGCTCTCCGATCAGTGACAAGACACCGAATGGCTATGTCGAGGTGGGGAAGCACTCACATCAACATCCGACCTATTCCAACATCTTCGCCCTCGGGGACGCCGGGAACACCCCGAACTCAAAAACCGGCGCAGCCATTCGCAAGCAAGCTCCAGTCGTGGTGGCCAACCTGCTCGCCCAGATGCGCGGACAGTCGCTACCTGCCGAATACGACGGCTATGCATCATGTCCGTTGGTGACTGCCCATAATCGCATGCTTCTCGCTGAGTTCGACTACACCATGAAGCCTCATCCAACGATCCCGATTATCAACACCCAAAAAGAACGTTATGACATGTGGCTTCTCAAGCGCTACGGACTCCCGTTCATGTACTGGAATCTGATGTTAAAGGGGCGGGCCTAGCAGATGAACTGGTGGCGGATGCCGCCAGTTCAGGACGCGTAGTGATCCAGCGCCAAGGCAGACAACGCCTCACGGCACCCGTGAGTCTCGATTCGAAGCCATCCGAGCAGTAGCTTAGGCGATGGACGCCCCGGGATGCGTTATCGTGAGTTCTACTGCTCCTTGGACCGCCCAGCTGGCCGAATTCAGCGTTCCAAGGATCCCCCCGTTTGTCGTGATGGTGCGTGACGGAGTCCACCGGCTACAAGCGCCGGTCAGCTGCGTGGGTCCCAGGCCAAGGAGTCAAGAATCGCTCGAACGTCATCAAGGGTTGTGAGAGGGTTGACGAAGCAGAAACGCAACACCTTCTCGCCATGATGCTCGGTGGGTAGCACGAAGCCAACGCCGTCCCGGAGCGCCTGGGCCGACCATCGGTCGTAGGCCTCTGGCTCCCAGCCAAGCCTACGGAAGAGCACCACGGACAGCTCTGGTTCCATGACCATCTCGACATACTCACGGCGTTGGATTTCGGCGACCGTTGCCCTTGAGAGATCGATAGAGGCCTGGATGTCCTCCTGGTACCGCCTCGTCCCATACGTTGCCAGCGAGAACCAAAACGGAAGCCCTCGCACCCTTCTACTGAGGTGGTAGCCATAGCTCGACGGATTCCACTCCTCGGCCTTATTGATGTCATCCAGGTAGGCGGCTTCCTGGGTTAGCGCATGCTTGGCATATTTTGGCTCCCGGTAGAGAATAGCGGCGGCATCAAAGGGAGCAAACAACCACTTGTGTGGGTCGATCACCAAAGAATCGGCATGCTCGATCCCCTCAAACCGCCAGCGCTCCTTAGAGGCGAGCGCCGCGCCGCCATAGGCTCCATCGATATGGAGCCATAGATCGTTTGCCTGAGCAAAGGTGCTCACCGATTGCAGATCATCAACCAGGCCAGCGTTTGTCGTCCCCGCGGTGGCGACCACCGCGACCACCGAGCTGCGGATCTCGTCGTCCAATTGCGCCCACACCTCGTTTAGGCCAATGCCGGTGAGTTTTCCATCGGATCCCGTGGGTACATAGATCACCTCCAGATCCATAAGGCTTGCCGCCGAGGCGATCGAGGAGTGAGCCTCGTGTGATGACATCACCCGCCAACGATCGGGACGTTGGAAGTCTCGCCTCTCCTTTGCACGCTGACGTGCCGCATGGAGACCCGACAGGTTCGCCAGCGAACCCCCAGACACGAAGGTACCCCCAGCGCCCTGGGGCATACCGGCAAGATCAGCAAGCCAACGCAGCGCCTCATTTTCACAATGGACCGCCCCGGCAGCCTCGAGCCACGACGTACCTGAGATGCACGAGGCGGAGACCACCATATCAAAAAGCACCGAGGCCTTCGTCGGAGCAACCGGAACGAAGGCGAGAAACCGGGGGTGGTCGCTCGATAGCGTTGCTGGCGCGTAACCCTCGATGAAGCGCCGGAGAGCCTCCTGTCCACCGATGCCTTCGTCGGTAACATTTGGGCCGTACAGCGCGCTCAATTCGGTCTCACTCCTTGGACCATCTAAAGGAGGTGGCTGGAGCGCTACCCGTTGCAGCGCGTACTGGACGATCGCCTTTTCCAGCTTGAGCGTCTCTTCGTCAAGACGATGCACGAATCCTCCTCAATGAACAGTGGCCAAGCCCTGAGTTTATACGAATCGTGGATAGGTTCCCCGTTCTTGCGCAACCCTGATACAATGACATACGGCCGTCCAGGTGAACCCGACAACCAAGGAGTTCTGATGCCCACCGCTACTCCCACAACCACCCACACCCTCGACGAGGTGTTGTTCACGCTCGGGCAGTCACTGCGTCGTCTGCGTATCTCCATTGGAGACGAGTCGGACTACGCCTATGCGATCGGCTCTGGCTTTTGGCAGCTGGTTCTGCTAGGCAACCGTGGCGAGGAACGAGTATCCGAGATTGCGTCAGCGCTCAACTTAGACATCTCTACCGTCTCGCGCCAGCTCAAGTTGTTGCAGTCACGTGGGCTCATCGAACGAGTCTCTGATAGATCCGATGGTCGCGTCTCGAAGGTGCGACTCACTGCACTCGGCAAAAACATTCTCGACCAGCTGGTCACGGCACGGCTCGCCGTCATAAACGATGCCCTGTCCACGTGGAAGGAAAGTGATATCGAGCAGTTGATCCTTTTGCTCGATCGGTTTTCACAAGACCTCGGCACCACACTGGCCGAACCCGTTAGCTGCTCAGCGCCCAAGCCCGACGAAGATCTCCCATTGGGCGGACACTAAGACGTTGTCTCTTAGTCAGCCACTCGCATTTGTATTTGGTGGGGGTGGTGCTCGCGGAGCCTGTCAGGTTGGCATGTTGTTGGGGCTTTTGGAAGAGGGCTTCTTTCGGCAGGGGCTCAACCCCGACCTCGTGCTTGGAGTCTCCGTTGGGGCACTCAACGGCGCCGTCTTTGCCGAAGAGCCTAACGAGGATGGCCTTGACCGATTGGTAAAACTTTGGTCAACGGCACGGCTTCAATCCCTCTTCCCTCGCCGCCGGACCTTTGGCTACCTCGCCAACCGTCAGGCGGTCTATGCAGCTGAACCGCTGCGACAACTCATCCGCGATAACCTGAGGATCGAGGATCTCGCCAACACGAAGGTGCCACTCCACGTGTTGTTAACTGACACCGACACCGGCACCGAAGCCTGGTTCAACCAGGGATCTGTTGTTGATCTACTCTATGGCTCCGCTGCCATCCCGGGCGTTTTACCTCCGCTTCGGTTCAACGATCACCATTACATCGATGGAGGCATGGTCGACCCCAACCCGATCCGTCGTGCCATCGAACTCGGCGCCCACAGGATCGTTCTGTTTCTCTGCGGATCGCTCACCCCGTTCTTTCACAGCAAGGGTCGACCGCTGACCACGCTCTTAATGGGCTATAGTCTTACGCAACTCGCACTCACAAAGCGCGAACTTGCGCGAGGACGGTCAACGGTCGAGGTTGTGACGCTCGAGTGTGGTGCCGCCGACTCCGTTGATGCGCTCGACTTTCGACAGACCCAACGGCTGATTTCGGCGGGCAAACGGAGTGTGACCAATGCACGGGAACAGCTCATCGAGCTCATCGAAGGTCAATAACGACCCAGGCCTTACCGATTCACCGTAGACATGTCGGGGTACCGATCGCCAGCAGTCACACCAATCGGAAAGACCTGATCGATCAGGGCCAGCTCCTCGGGCGCCAGGACGACATCGATGCTGTTGGCATTTTCGCTGAGACGATCCAAACTCCGCGTGCCCGGAATTGCCACGACATCCTCGCCCTGTGCAAAAAGCCAAGCGAGAGCCACCTGAGCCGGCGTATGGCCAACACGCTCGGCCAACTCGCGCACCGTCGCAACGAGCTTAAGATTCTTGGCAAAGTTCTCGCCAGCAAAACGAGGGTGCCTCCGGCGGGTATCGTTCTCATCGAGATCGTCGATGCTCTTGATGGCACCGGTGAGAAAGCCACGCCCGAGTGGCGAATACGCGACAAAGCCGATGCCGAGCTCTCGTAGCGTCGGTAGTACCTCGGTCTCTGGGTCTCTCGTCCAGAGCGAATATTCGCTCTGCAGCGCGCTAATAGGGTGTGTCGCATGAGCACGGCGAATCGTTGCAGCCGAGGCCTCTGAAAGTCCAAGATAGCGGACCTTGCCGGCTGTGACCAGCTCAGCCATCGCTCCCACCGTCTCCTCGATCGGCACCTTGGTATCGACTCGGTGTTGATAGTAGAGATCGATGTACTCGACTCCCAGCCGGAGCAACGATGCATCACAGGCCCGCCGGACGTAATCAGGGTCACCGCTAATG
This sequence is a window from Ferrimicrobium sp.. Protein-coding genes within it:
- a CDS encoding patatin-like phospholipase family protein, with product MSLSQPLAFVFGGGGARGACQVGMLLGLLEEGFFRQGLNPDLVLGVSVGALNGAVFAEEPNEDGLDRLVKLWSTARLQSLFPRRRTFGYLANRQAVYAAEPLRQLIRDNLRIEDLANTKVPLHVLLTDTDTGTEAWFNQGSVVDLLYGSAAIPGVLPPLRFNDHHYIDGGMVDPNPIRRAIELGAHRIVLFLCGSLTPFFHSKGRPLTTLLMGYSLTQLALTKRELARGRSTVEVVTLECGAADSVDALDFRQTQRLISAGKRSVTNAREQLIELIEGQ
- a CDS encoding 2-hydroxyacid dehydrogenase → MPQRFAQLVDRFPQLPIAVQEPGQAFDERVAETTFYVPGYMSGPVGVAHLGAMPRLEVVQILSAGVDAVRAAIPPGVTLCNAKGVHDAATAEIAVTLTLASLRGLGAFRDLQHDAVWDNRSYASLADRTVLLIGYGSIGTAIEQRLNGFEAEIIRVARTPKLNPAVFGYDELDELVPKADVIIMIVPLTSTTRGMVNRHFLKLMRDGALLVNVARGPIVDTDALIEALSTGRISAALDVTDPEPLPPDSSLWHMDNCLITPHIGGDTDAFYRRALELLTRNIERYSKGLGLLNVITGEY
- a CDS encoding pyridoxal-dependent decarboxylase — encoded protein: MHRLDEETLKLEKAIVQYALQRVALQPPPLDGPRSETELSALYGPNVTDEGIGGQEALRRFIEGYAPATLSSDHPRFLAFVPVAPTKASVLFDMVVSASCISGTSWLEAAGAVHCENEALRWLADLAGMPQGAGGTFVSGGSLANLSGLHAARQRAKERRDFQRPDRWRVMSSHEAHSSIASAASLMDLEVIYVPTGSDGKLTGIGLNEVWAQLDDEIRSSVVAVVATAGTTNAGLVDDLQSVSTFAQANDLWLHIDGAYGGAALASKERWRFEGIEHADSLVIDPHKWLFAPFDAAAILYREPKYAKHALTQEAAYLDDINKAEEWNPSSYGYHLSRRVRGLPFWFSLATYGTRRYQEDIQASIDLSRATVAEIQRREYVEMVMEPELSVVLFRRLGWEPEAYDRWSAQALRDGVGFVLPTEHHGEKVLRFCFVNPLTTLDDVRAILDSLAWDPRS
- a CDS encoding aldo/keto reductase, with protein sequence MQQRQLGHQGLEVSTVGLGCMGMSEFYGPANDADSIKVIHRAIELGVTFLDTADMYGPFTNEVLVGRALKGHRDEVTLATKFGNVRGEHGEFQGISGDPDYVRRACDASLLRLGVEYIDLYYQHRVDTKVPIEETVGAMAELVTAGKVRYLGLSEASAATIRRAHATHPISALQSEYSLWTRDPETEVLPTLRELGIGFVAYSPLGRGFLTGAIKSIDDLDENDTRRRHPRFAGENFAKNLKLVATVRELAERVGHTPAQVALAWLFAQGEDVVAIPGTRSLDRLSENANSIDVVLAPEELALIDQVFPIGVTAGDRYPDMSTVNR
- a CDS encoding NAD(P)/FAD-dependent oxidoreductase; translated protein: MPDGLHHKVVIIGGGTAGITVAARLRNAGEADVAIIEPSEDHYYQPLWTIVGAGLAKASETLHSEASVMPKGVKWIRDAATEIDPDTQTVTTAAGVVVNYDYLVVCPGIQLDYEKVPGLTETLGKNGVSSNYRIDLAPKTYEMFKDMTSGTAVFTMPSGPIKCAGAPQKIAYLASDHWQKRGVLNNIHVILVLPTPGMFGVPEFSKVLDEVVKKYNIDVRFQSEMIEIDGDKREVVIKDNKDDTTSTIKFDFLHAVPPQSAPDWIKRSPISDKTPNGYVEVGKHSHQHPTYSNIFALGDAGNTPNSKTGAAIRKQAPVVVANLLAQMRGQSLPAEYDGYASCPLVTAHNRMLLAEFDYTMKPHPTIPIINTQKERYDMWLLKRYGLPFMYWNLMLKGRA
- a CDS encoding MarR family transcriptional regulator, which codes for MPTATPTTTHTLDEVLFTLGQSLRRLRISIGDESDYAYAIGSGFWQLVLLGNRGEERVSEIASALNLDISTVSRQLKLLQSRGLIERVSDRSDGRVSKVRLTALGKNILDQLVTARLAVINDALSTWKESDIEQLILLLDRFSQDLGTTLAEPVSCSAPKPDEDLPLGGH